One stretch of Lachnospiraceae bacterium oral taxon 096 DNA includes these proteins:
- a CDS encoding HsdR family type I site-specific deoxyribonuclease, whose translation MGVKFEKEADFEEAVIDLLLKYGWSNGNETGSREKNVIKYPTEEDLIQNWADILYKNNSERSRLNGVKLNKDEMQQIIDQIKIATPYAINGIIKGKSVTIKRTNEEDRENFGKEISLNIYDPKKVRAGESRYQVVQQPKFSRKHSKLQDRRGDLMLLINGMPVIHIELKRSGGNVEEARGQISKYCEENIFEGIFSLVQIFVAMTPEDAIYFANPSSGKAVNPDFCFHWADIENNQIRDWQEVVKHLLSIPMAHELIGWYTIADDNDCVLKVMRSYQYYAVHKIYEKTREHDWDSKDGQGGYVWHTTGSGKTMTSFKAAELIARDKLADKVIFLMDRIELGTQSFREYTAFADEDIVQETGNSGVLLSKMKGNHPKDLLIVSSIQKMDRVSEEAVSLRREKELEEIRKKRLVFIFDECHRTTNGDMFANIRKAFPRALLFGFTGTPIFDENAKSSLSTADIFGDNLHTYTIADGIRDENVLGFDPTMVKIYADEDLKEELTKDECKAKDMNEIRTNPKKLEVYQKYQNMSEVDIEAKLPKGQYDSDNYRDGVIKDIKDHWDRLSFGGKFHAIFATSSIPAAIDYYRRFRRQWPELKVTSLFDKNLDDTKGEQSMDKERGLVEILEGYQHQFGPDFDIARWPEFKKDVTRRLAHKENYSQVEKEKQLDLLIVVDQLLTGFDSKFVNTLYLDKLLDYQNLIQAFSRTNRIYNRNEKPFGIIRYYRSPHTMKKNMDDAFALFARKREDGIFANKLPSNVENMNQIFEQIQDIFVANGILDMSRLPEDESTQARIAQLTRKFQESYTSARLQGFDWNKVVVSDEIGKDGIEVKVTEKEYLTLLMRCNEMAKRGKERNRAGAFAYDIGVNLSAIQNEKITAEYLDRKFKIWTDYRNGKNPIKEREEELLKELEKNLSTLSEDDQNLAREIIRDIETGRLEVEEGKTFRDYIASYGESRKNREIRDPVEKLGVDEEKLRDLVMNKPKYYKEGGRAVALENSIDDKLARKYYQRVHHREGTNLQAIRYAKKVLKEFIMYDHPIPFGEEEEK comes from the coding sequence ATGGGTGTGAAGTTTGAAAAAGAAGCAGATTTTGAGGAGGCCGTGATTGACTTATTGCTAAAATATGGTTGGAGCAATGGCAATGAGACGGGAAGTCGTGAGAAGAATGTCATTAAGTATCCAACAGAGGAAGATTTAATTCAAAATTGGGCGGACATTCTGTATAAGAATAATAGTGAGAGGTCAAGGCTCAATGGTGTGAAGCTTAATAAAGATGAGATGCAACAAATTATTGATCAGATTAAGATAGCCACACCATATGCTATTAATGGAATCATTAAGGGCAAGAGTGTAACCATTAAGAGGACAAATGAAGAAGATAGAGAGAATTTTGGAAAAGAAATTAGTTTGAATATTTATGATCCCAAAAAGGTAAGAGCTGGGGAGAGTAGATATCAAGTTGTTCAACAGCCAAAGTTTAGTCGAAAACATTCAAAATTACAGGATCGGCGTGGGGATTTGATGCTGTTAATCAATGGAATGCCAGTAATTCACATTGAATTAAAGCGATCGGGTGGGAATGTTGAAGAGGCAAGGGGACAGATTTCAAAGTATTGTGAGGAAAATATATTTGAAGGTATTTTTTCACTGGTGCAAATCTTTGTGGCCATGACTCCAGAAGACGCGATTTATTTTGCAAATCCTAGTTCAGGAAAGGCAGTCAATCCAGATTTTTGTTTTCATTGGGCGGATATAGAAAATAATCAAATTAGGGATTGGCAAGAAGTGGTAAAACATTTATTGAGTATTCCTATGGCTCATGAGTTGATTGGTTGGTATACGATTGCAGATGACAATGATTGTGTGTTAAAGGTTATGCGAAGCTATCAATATTATGCAGTGCACAAAATTTATGAAAAGACAAGAGAGCATGATTGGGATAGCAAGGATGGACAGGGGGGATATGTATGGCATACCACTGGTTCAGGAAAGACCATGACTTCATTTAAGGCAGCAGAGTTAATTGCGAGAGATAAATTGGCAGATAAAGTTATTTTTTTGATGGACCGCATTGAGTTGGGCACACAGTCATTTCGAGAGTACACGGCATTTGCAGATGAAGATATTGTGCAAGAGACAGGAAACTCAGGAGTTTTATTGTCGAAGATGAAGGGAAATCATCCAAAGGACTTGTTGATTGTGAGCTCAATTCAAAAAATGGATAGAGTGAGCGAGGAAGCAGTGAGCTTACGAAGAGAAAAGGAATTAGAGGAAATTCGAAAAAAGAGATTGGTTTTTATTTTTGATGAATGTCATCGGACGACAAATGGAGATATGTTTGCCAATATTCGCAAAGCATTTCCTAGGGCATTACTCTTTGGGTTTACGGGAACACCAATATTTGATGAGAATGCAAAGAGTTCCCTTTCGACAGCAGATATTTTTGGAGATAATCTTCATACCTATACGATTGCAGATGGCATTCGAGATGAAAATGTGTTGGGATTTGATCCGACAATGGTAAAAATTTATGCAGATGAGGACTTAAAAGAGGAATTGACAAAGGATGAGTGCAAGGCTAAAGACATGAATGAGATTCGCACTAATCCAAAAAAACTAGAAGTCTATCAAAAGTATCAAAATATGTCAGAGGTGGATATTGAAGCTAAGCTTCCCAAAGGGCAGTATGACAGCGATAACTATAGAGATGGGGTAATCAAGGACATCAAAGATCATTGGGATAGATTGAGCTTTGGTGGAAAATTTCATGCTATTTTTGCAACCAGCAGTATTCCTGCAGCCATTGACTACTATAGGCGATTTCGAAGACAATGGCCAGAGCTTAAAGTGACGAGTCTTTTTGATAAGAATCTTGATGATACAAAGGGCGAGCAGTCCATGGATAAGGAAAGAGGTCTTGTTGAGATTTTGGAAGGTTATCAACACCAATTTGGCCCAGACTTTGATATTGCAAGATGGCCAGAGTTTAAAAAGGATGTGACCAGACGACTGGCCCACAAGGAAAATTATTCTCAAGTAGAAAAAGAAAAGCAATTAGATTTATTGATTGTTGTCGATCAGTTACTCACAGGATTTGATTCCAAGTTTGTCAATACGCTCTATTTGGATAAGCTATTAGATTATCAAAATCTTATTCAGGCATTTTCGAGAACAAATCGAATTTATAATCGAAATGAAAAGCCCTTTGGTATTATTCGCTACTATCGAAGTCCGCATACAATGAAGAAAAATATGGATGATGCGTTTGCATTGTTTGCTAGGAAGAGGGAAGATGGCATTTTTGCCAATAAACTACCGTCCAATGTAGAGAATATGAATCAGATTTTTGAGCAAATTCAGGACATCTTTGTGGCAAATGGAATTTTGGATATGTCAAGACTTCCAGAGGATGAGAGCACACAGGCAAGGATTGCTCAATTGACAAGAAAGTTTCAAGAAAGTTATACTTCGGCAAGATTGCAAGGTTTTGATTGGAATAAAGTCGTTGTTTCTGATGAGATTGGAAAAGATGGCATTGAGGTTAAGGTGACAGAGAAAGAGTATCTGACACTGTTGATGCGTTGCAATGAGATGGCAAAGCGGGGAAAAGAAAGAAATCGTGCGGGAGCCTTTGCTTATGATATTGGTGTGAATTTATCAGCCATTCAGAACGAAAAAATTACGGCTGAGTATCTGGATAGGAAATTTAAAATCTGGACGGATTATCGAAATGGAAAAAATCCAATCAAGGAAAGGGAGGAAGAGCTTCTCAAGGAGCTAGAGAAGAATTTATCTACCTTGTCGGAGGATGATCAAAACTTAGCTAGAGAAATTATTCGCGATATTGAGACAGGAAGGTTAGAAGTTGAAGAAGGAAAGACTTTTCGAGATTATATTGCGAGCTACGGCGAAAGTAGGAAAAATAGAGAAATTCGAGATCCGGTAGAGAAGTTGGGTGTGGATGAAGAAAAACTTAGAGATTTGGTAATGAATAAGCCAAAATATTATAAAGAAGGGGGACGAGCAGTTGCATTGGAAAACAGTATTGATGATAAACTGGCAAGAAAATATTATCAGCGAGTACACCATAGGGAAGGTACGAACTTGCAGGCAATTCGTTATGCAAAAAAAGTATTAAAGGAATTTATTATGTACGATCATCCCATTCCATTTGGCGAGGAGGAAGAAAAATAA
- a CDS encoding transposase: protein MYLTVKQQVKHLSKEDYITIRELCHTAKNLANEAIYNVRQHYFTEGEFLKYEKNYTLLKNSPNYKALNSNMAQQILKEVDGSFKSFFGLLKLVKQGKYAFTDCKLPHYLPKDGYTTLIIGFVRLKGNQLILPFSNSFKKTHKSVEITIPPILLDKTIKEIRIIPKANARFFEIQYIYEAECIQRNLNTNNALALDLGINNLVTAVSNSGQSFIIDGKRLKSINQWFNKENARLQSIKDKQHFSRKPTNRQKAVARNRNNKVNDYMNKTVRRVIDYCIINNIGTLVVGYNETFQHNSHIGKQNNQNFVNIPYGQLRNKLEYLCKLNDIVFVKQEESYTSKSSFWDRDDLPVYNADNPKEYPFSGRRLHRGLYKTASGKTINADVNGALNIMRKSSVVDMNILYSRGEVDTPIRIRIA, encoded by the coding sequence ATGTATCTTACTGTAAAACAACAAGTGAAACATCTGTCCAAGGAAGATTACATCACAATCAGGGAACTTTGTCATACGGCTAAGAATCTTGCTAATGAGGCAATCTATAATGTGCGTCAGCATTATTTTACAGAAGGTGAATTTCTCAAGTATGAGAAGAATTACACTCTTTTAAAGAATAGCCCTAATTATAAGGCCTTAAATTCCAATATGGCACAGCAGATACTGAAAGAGGTTGATGGCTCGTTTAAATCATTTTTTGGTCTGCTTAAACTTGTCAAGCAGGGAAAATATGCTTTTACGGATTGTAAACTGCCACATTATCTTCCAAAAGATGGATACACAACACTGATCATTGGTTTTGTAAGACTTAAGGGTAATCAGCTGATACTTCCGTTTTCCAATAGTTTTAAGAAAACGCATAAGTCTGTTGAAATTACGATACCACCCATACTTCTTGATAAGACGATAAAAGAGATACGCATTATACCGAAAGCGAATGCAAGGTTCTTTGAAATCCAGTATATATATGAAGCTGAATGTATTCAAAGAAATCTAAACACGAACAACGCACTTGCACTTGACCTAGGTATCAACAATCTTGTAACAGCTGTATCAAATAGTGGTCAATCGTTCATTATTGACGGGAAAAGACTGAAATCGATCAATCAGTGGTTCAATAAAGAAAATGCCCGTTTGCAATCGATAAAAGATAAACAGCATTTTAGTAGAAAGCCTACAAATAGACAAAAAGCAGTTGCTCGTAATCGCAACAATAAGGTGAACGACTATATGAATAAAACTGTTCGTAGGGTGATAGATTATTGTATCATCAATAATATAGGTACGCTTGTTGTTGGTTACAATGAGACTTTTCAACATAACAGTCATATTGGAAAGCAAAACAATCAAAATTTTGTAAATATCCCTTATGGACAGTTGCGTAACAAATTGGAATATCTTTGCAAACTAAATGACATTGTTTTTGTAAAACAGGAAGAATCCTATACATCGAAATCATCTTTTTGGGATAGAGACGATCTCCCTGTTTACAATGCCGATAATCCAAAAGAGTATCCGTTTAGTGGCAGAAGATTACATCGTGGTCTATACAAAACGGCAAGTGGTAAAACAATCAATGCAGATGTTAACGGAGCATTAAATATCATGCGTAAAAGTAGTGTTGTGGATATGAATATCCTATACAGTAGAGGCGAAGTGGACACGCCGATAAGAATAAGGATTGCCTAA
- a CDS encoding restriction endonuclease subunit S, with amino-acid sequence MFPKNDAKVPELRFSDFTDAWEQHKVREVADRYDNLRIPVAANLRISGSTPYYGANGIQDYVDGYTHEGEFVLVAEDGANDLKNYPVKCVKGRIWVNNHAHVLQSKNEIADNKFLAFAISQADIEALLVGGGRAKLNAETLMEINMLLPKKQEQVSIGNYFTNLDHLISLHQRKLEKLKNIKKSMLEKMFII; translated from the coding sequence ATGTTTCCAAAAAATGATGCAAAAGTTCCAGAACTTAGATTTAGTGATTTTACTGACGCTTGGGAACAACATAAGGTTCGAGAAGTCGCAGATAGATATGATAATCTTCGCATTCCTGTGGCTGCAAATCTTCGTATTTCTGGCTCGACTCCTTATTATGGAGCAAACGGAATACAAGATTATGTTGACGGTTATACTCACGAAGGCGAGTTTGTTCTTGTTGCTGAGGACGGGGCGAATGACCTCAAAAACTATCCCGTAAAGTGTGTAAAAGGGCGTATTTGGGTGAACAACCACGCCCATGTGCTGCAAAGCAAGAATGAAATTGCAGACAACAAGTTTCTCGCATTTGCTATCAGTCAAGCAGATATTGAAGCATTACTGGTTGGCGGGGGTCGTGCCAAGTTGAATGCAGAAACACTTATGGAAATTAATATGCTTTTACCTAAAAAACAAGAACAGGTGTCGATAGGCAACTATTTTACCAATCTCGACCACCTCATATCCCTTCATCAGCGTAAGCTGGAAAAACTGAAAAATATCAAGAAATCTATGCTCGAAAAGATGTTTATAATATAA
- a CDS encoding type I restriction-modification system subunit M translates to MNKQQLAAKIWESANRMRSKIEAYEYKDYILGFIFYKFISDKEINWLIENGCQNREEAMEELQNEEIHSEICDDLGYVITYENLFQTWLDKGLDFGVDDVRLALSKFSDSIEGEKARAVFGGIFNTLETGLSKLGENTQAQNRAVRELVHLIKDIPTDGKQGYDVLGYVYEYLIEKFASNAGKKAGEFYTPHEVSALMAEIVADHLKGCKEINVYDPTSGSGSLLLNIGEAWQKYENDKNAIHYYAQELNTNTYNLTRMNLVMRDINKDNITVRNGDTLDNDWPIFDEVDPVGTYQRKAVSAVVSNPPYSQSWDPSKHDGDPRYSEYGYAPKAKADYAFLLHDLYHLEPEGIMTIVLPHGVLFRGGEEGRIRTNLIEKNNIDTIIGLPANIFFGTGIPTIVIVLKKNKTSRAILFIDASKGFIKEGKSNKLRACDIRKIVDTVRARADIEKYSRLVGIEEIRKNDYNLNIPRYVDSSEDAESWDIYASMFGGIPESELKKFAKYFAVFDHLKEELFHSDGNYANLVVETDQLPKILRENQGVQKFQENYREKFADFTEKLSKNLIDHAESVRIQATEEDIVKDIFERLGDIPLVDKYEVYEIFKKAYGGIAGDLENIQKEGINAVRMVDPNMVLRKKNNREEEQQDGWKGHILPFDLVQRVLLKDKLAEVEEKKNRLTEIPSRIEEIFEELSEDDKESISETLNEDNTAFVIKTIPAMIKALKSEDSEESKSLVEKLEEVDALTKEEKKLKSEIKAGDDALHLETRDRIENLSDTEVVELLQQKWIVPIYDEIIAISIKVVDEFKKGIEALVNKYADTFEDLEKEIQDTQDELSKMLGELTGSETDLAGIRELQKLLSGREH, encoded by the coding sequence ATGAATAAACAGCAATTAGCAGCAAAAATTTGGGAATCGGCAAATCGTATGCGCTCAAAGATTGAGGCGTATGAGTATAAGGATTATATCTTGGGATTTATCTTCTATAAGTTTATCTCTGATAAGGAAATCAACTGGCTTATAGAAAATGGTTGCCAGAACAGGGAAGAAGCAATGGAAGAGCTACAAAATGAGGAAATTCACAGTGAGATTTGTGATGATTTAGGATATGTGATTACCTATGAAAATCTCTTTCAGACTTGGTTAGACAAGGGGCTTGATTTTGGAGTTGATGATGTGCGTTTAGCTCTTAGTAAATTTTCTGATAGCATTGAAGGGGAGAAAGCAAGGGCGGTATTTGGCGGAATCTTTAATACTTTGGAAACAGGACTGAGTAAGCTTGGAGAAAATACACAGGCACAAAATAGAGCGGTGAGGGAGCTCGTTCACTTGATTAAGGACATTCCAACGGATGGAAAACAGGGCTATGATGTTCTGGGTTATGTCTATGAGTATTTGATTGAAAAGTTTGCTTCTAATGCAGGAAAAAAGGCAGGGGAATTTTACACACCACATGAAGTGTCAGCTCTAATGGCAGAAATTGTAGCTGATCATTTAAAGGGATGCAAGGAGATCAATGTCTATGATCCGACTTCAGGTTCAGGATCTTTGTTATTAAATATTGGTGAAGCTTGGCAAAAGTATGAGAATGATAAAAATGCGATTCACTACTATGCACAGGAATTAAACACCAATACCTATAATTTGACTCGAATGAATTTGGTTATGAGAGATATCAATAAGGACAACATCACAGTGAGAAATGGAGATACATTGGATAATGACTGGCCAATTTTTGATGAAGTTGACCCTGTGGGCACTTATCAGAGAAAGGCCGTCTCTGCAGTTGTCAGCAATCCACCCTATTCACAGAGCTGGGATCCGAGCAAACATGATGGAGATCCTAGATACAGCGAGTATGGCTATGCACCAAAAGCCAAGGCAGATTATGCCTTTTTGCTGCATGATCTCTATCACCTAGAACCAGAGGGCATTATGACTATTGTTCTTCCCCATGGCGTATTATTTAGAGGGGGAGAGGAAGGACGGATTCGAACCAACTTAATTGAAAAAAATAACATTGACACCATTATCGGATTGCCTGCAAATATTTTCTTTGGAACAGGAATTCCGACCATTGTCATTGTATTAAAGAAAAATAAGACTTCTAGAGCTATTCTCTTTATTGATGCGTCCAAAGGATTTATCAAGGAGGGAAAGAGCAATAAGCTCCGTGCCTGTGACATCCGAAAAATTGTTGATACCGTTCGTGCAAGAGCAGATATTGAAAAATATTCTCGCCTAGTTGGCATCGAAGAAATTAGAAAGAATGATTACAATCTCAATATTCCAAGATATGTGGATTCCTCAGAAGATGCCGAGAGCTGGGATATCTATGCTTCAATGTTTGGCGGAATTCCAGAGAGTGAGTTGAAAAAATTTGCAAAGTACTTTGCCGTTTTTGATCATCTCAAAGAAGAGCTATTTCACAGTGATGGAAATTATGCCAACTTGGTCGTGGAAACAGATCAGTTGCCAAAGATATTGAGAGAAAATCAAGGAGTACAAAAGTTTCAGGAAAATTACAGAGAAAAATTTGCTGACTTTACAGAAAAGCTTTCCAAGAATCTTATTGACCATGCAGAAAGTGTAAGAATTCAGGCAACAGAGGAGGATATTGTCAAAGATATTTTTGAGCGTCTTGGCGATATTCCATTGGTTGATAAGTATGAAGTCTATGAAATTTTTAAAAAGGCATATGGTGGCATTGCAGGTGATTTAGAAAACATTCAAAAAGAGGGAATCAATGCTGTTCGTATGGTCGATCCCAACATGGTACTCAGAAAGAAGAACAATCGAGAAGAGGAGCAACAGGATGGATGGAAGGGACATATTTTGCCATTTGACCTCGTACAAAGAGTACTTCTCAAGGACAAACTGGCAGAAGTAGAGGAGAAGAAAAACCGCCTTACAGAAATTCCATCTCGCATAGAGGAAATTTTTGAGGAACTTTCAGAGGACGACAAGGAAAGTATTTCAGAGACACTCAATGAAGATAATACAGCTTTTGTCATCAAAACCATTCCAGCAATGATAAAGGCACTCAAGTCTGAGGACAGCGAGGAGAGCAAGAGCCTTGTGGAAAAACTAGAGGAAGTGGATGCACTGACAAAAGAGGAAAAGAAGCTAAAGTCAGAAATTAAGGCAGGAGATGATGCACTTCACTTGGAGACGAGAGATCGGATTGAAAATTTGAGTGATACAGAGGTTGTTGAACTTTTGCAACAGAAATGGATTGTGCCAATTTATGATGAGATTATTGCTATCTCAATAAAGGTTGTCGATGAATTTAAAAAGGGCATTGAGGCATTAGTAAATAAGTATGCCGACACATTTGAGGACTTGGAAAAGGAAATTCAAGATACTCAAGACGAGCTTTCAAAAATGCTGGGCGAATTGACAGGTTCAGAGACCGACCTTGCAGGAATTCGGGAACTTCAAAAACTTTTGAGCGGGAGGGAGCACTAG
- a CDS encoding DIP1984 family protein: MKLAEALQERADLNRKIEQLDSRLCNNCLVQEGEKPLENPEELLQELEYSVGRLEYLMERINITNSKTLVDGKTMTACIARKDALILKQRVLRNIIEEASQNTHRATRTEIKILSTVDVAKIQKQADDIAKEVRLLDNALQASNWTVELEE, translated from the coding sequence ATGAAATTAGCAGAGGCATTACAGGAGAGAGCAGATCTGAACAGAAAAATTGAGCAACTGGACTCAAGACTTTGCAACAATTGTCTTGTACAAGAGGGGGAAAAGCCACTCGAAAATCCTGAGGAATTATTGCAAGAATTAGAGTATAGTGTTGGAAGACTAGAGTATTTGATGGAGAGAATCAATATCACCAATAGTAAGACATTGGTCGATGGAAAGACAATGACCGCTTGCATCGCCAGAAAAGATGCATTGATTCTCAAACAAAGAGTTCTAAGAAATATCATAGAAGAAGCAAGTCAAAATACACATCGTGCAACGAGAACAGAAATTAAGATTTTATCGACAGTGGATGTGGCAAAGATTCAAAAGCAAGCAGACGATATTGCAAAGGAAGTTCGCCTGCTCGACAATGCTCTACAGGCAAGCAATTGGACAGTGGAATTGGAAGAATAA
- a CDS encoding transposase, with the protein MYLTVKQQVKHLSKEDYITIRELCHTAKNLANEAIYNVRQHYFTEGEFLKYEKNYTLLKNSPNYKALNSNMAQQILKEVDGSFQSFFGLLKLVKQGKYTFMDCKLPHYLPKDGYTTLIIGFVRLKGNQLTLPFSNSFKKTHKSVEITIPPILLDKTIKEICIIPKANARFFEIQYIYEAECIQRNLNTNNALALDLGINNLVTAVSNSGQSFIIDGKRLKSINQWFNKENARLQSIKDKQHFSRKPTNRQKAVACNRNNKVNDYMNKTVRRVIDYCIINNIGTLVVGYNETFQHNSHIGKQNNQNFVNIPYGQLRNKLEYLCKLNDIVFVKQEESYTSKSSFWDRDDLPVYNADNPKEYPFSGRRLHRGLYKMASGKTINADVNGALNIMRKSSVVDMNILYSRGEVDTPIRIRIA; encoded by the coding sequence TTTGTCATACGGCTAAGAATCTTGCTAATGAGGCAATCTATAATGTGCGTCAGCATTATTTTACAGAAGGTGAATTTCTCAAGTATGAGAAGAATTACACTCTTTTAAAGAATAGTCCTAATTATAAGGCCTTAAATTCCAATATGGCACAGCAGATACTGAAAGAGGTTGATGGTTCGTTTCAGTCATTTTTTGGTCTGCTTAAACTTGTCAAGCAGGGAAAATATACTTTTATGGATTGTAAACTGCCACATTATCTTCCAAAAGATGGATACACAACACTGATCATTGGTTTTGTAAGACTGAAGGGTAATCAGCTGACACTTCCGTTTTCCAATAGTTTTAAGAAAACGCATAAGTCTGTTGAAATTACGATACCACCCATACTTCTTGATAAGACGATAAAAGAGATATGCATTATACCGAAAGCGAATGCAAGGTTCTTTGAAATCCAGTATATATATGAAGCTGAATGTATTCAAAGAAATCTAAACACAAACAACGCACTTGCACTTGACCTAGGTATCAACAATCTCGTCACAGCCGTATCAAATAGTGGTCAATCGTTCATTATTGACGGGAAAAGACTGAAATCGATCAATCAGTGGTTCAATAAAGAAAATGCCCGTTTGCAATCGATAAAAGATAAACAGCATTTTAGTAGAAAGCCTACAAATAGACAAAAAGCAGTTGCTTGTAATCGCAACAATAAGGTGAACGACTATATGAATAAAACTGTTCGTAGGGTGATAGATTATTGTATCATCAATAATATAGGTACGCTTGTTGTTGGTTACAATGAGACTTTTCAACATAACAGTCATATTGGAAAGCAAAACAATCAAAATTTTGTAAATATCCCTTATGGACAGTTGCGTAACAAATTGGAATATCTTTGCAAACTAAATGACATTGTTTTTGTAAAACAGGAAGAATCCTATACATCGAAATCATCTTTTTGGGATAGAGACGATCTCCCTGTTTACAATGCCGATAATCCAAAAGAGTATCCGTTTAGTGGCAGAAGATTACATCGTGGTCTATACAAAATGGCAAGTGGTAAAACAATCAATGCAGATGTTAACGGAGCATTAAATATCATGCGTAAAAGTAGTGTTGTGGATATGAATATCCTATACAGTAGAGGCGAAGTGGACACGCCGATAAGAATAAGGATTGCCTAA